A segment of the Bacillus licheniformis DSM 13 = ATCC 14580 genome:
CATGTTACAAAGGATGTTTTCTGTTTTTTCTTTAAACATAAAAATCTAGTTATTCTGACTTTGAGGAGGGGATGGGAGGTATATAGCAGAGACGAAGACATAGTGCCAAGAGCATGTCTTATTCGTATACACACAAATATGTAACGCGAAGATGTTGGAGGGCTTACGAAAGAAACAATCGATCGTTATAGACGGGAGGAGCGTTGAAGAATTTGTGGAGGCTTTTAAAGGAAGGTTGGCACTGAGTCGGAATGGTATACGTTAATCTTACCGACAGCTGATAAGAAGTTAATCACGATGTTTAACGTTAAGAAACCGTAGAAATAAAAAGCGCCCCACATTTGGGGCGTTTCTTACGTTTGCTTACGGGTAGCGATTTGATATACGCCGTCAGACTGGTCGGTTGCTGAAACAACGCTAATACCCATCGTTAATAACGCGGCGGCTAAAATGGGAATAACGAGCTTTTTAATACTCATAGAGACACTCCCCTTTTTTAATTTTTGTTTGCCCATACATCATTTTTTGAAGGAACTCGATTGAGTTTCTATGGTCTTTTCTTTCAAGGTATTGGTTAGAGACTTCAAGCGAAAGCTCTTCTATGTATGCAAATATTTTATTCTCCTCCAAGTATTTAAATACCTCTAAAATCTCTTCTTTATTCACAGAATAGATATATAACGCCTCAAGATATTCAAATAGAGAAGTGAATAGGGTATCGTTGAATTTTCGAGCTGTTTGTCTAACCAATAAGAAATATCTCGATTGCGCGCTCGTAGTTTTTCTGCTTAAAAAGAAGTTGAGTAGAGTAATATAATGATTGTGGTAGGTTGTTATATTCTTCTTTTAGATTAATCTCTACGGCTTTTTCAGCATATTCAACTGCTGCATCAATGTCTCCCATACATTCATGACAGTCGGCTATATTAAAATAGGCAGAACTAATGAGCCTTTTATTGTCGATCTCTATCGCTAATTCAAGTGCATTTTCCAGGTGGGGTAAGGCTTTGTCATGGCGCATTAAATCGTCATAGTTACCCGCGATAACAAATAAACATTGGATTTTACGGACTGTGTAGAGTTCATGATTATTGTATATTTTAAAGGCCCTTAATATATGATACATGTGTCTGTTTCATGATGTAGTATGCTTCAGCCATTTTAAAGTGAAACTCGGCTTGTTCTATAACATCGTAATGAGAGCCAACTGTTTTTCTGCGTTTCGATAAAACTCTATTGCTTTGATGTACTGTTTTTTCTCAAATTCATACATGCCCCTAAAGAAAAATGAGTAGTAACTAAGGAGGCCATTTAAATCTCTTCGAGGCTCCTCGATTTGGGCCAACAATTTGTTTATTGATTGTCCTTGTTTTCTTTTGTTAGTAGGTTCTAAATATTCTAACATTAATTGATGTCTAAAACACATCAACTGATAGTAAAGGAGTAAGTCCTGATCTTCTTCCATTTGATTAATTTCCTTCTCTACTTCTTCTTTTAAAGCCTCTGCATCCGGTACGCTAAACTCTCTTATCATTTTATACCATTCGTGGATTTTCACTCCGACTTTTGACGAGGGTATTAACTGTTTCACTTCCGCCTATACCTTTTTATTTCATTTTTGTAAATATATTACTATAATTCGGGTGATAATAGGTTGAAAAGTGAAAAAATTTTCGGTATGCCGCAATAAAATCAGCAACAAAAAGACGCCTGCTAAGACGCCTGAATCTCTATATGCTCTTTTTCAAGCCGCACCTGCAGTATTCTCGAAGGGAAATTTCGTCCACCGCGATCTTGAAGGGTTTACTATTTGAAGGAATTTGCGGATAAACCCTGTGCATCCATGAAAATGAAACTTGGCCTAATAAAGAAGTAATTCGATTTGTGAATGATCAACTTAAAGAAAATATTGATCTTTTATTGATGCCTGCAACAGCTTCCACAGCTCCTCGAAACCCTTTTAAAATAAAGAGTTATAAAAATTGACCAGCATCCACTCTAGTGGAATCTTTCCCCTTCACCTGTTTTAACGTGGCTACGATTAGAAAGCTGACAATCACTAATAAGAGCCATGAACTCACTTTCCCTACATGAACGAGACTCCACGTACTGGTTTGGTTTGGATATGTCCAGGCCCCAAAAAACGTTGCGATATTTTCGGCTATCCATATAAAAAATCCGATGAGCACAAAAGAAAGTGCGAGCGGCATACGGTAACGAATCCCATTAACCTCGTATATGACCCATGATTTCCAAAAGACAATTATCACAAGTCCAGATAACCAAAAGCGGACGTCAATCCAAAAATGATGGAGGAAAAAATTTAAATAAATCGCAGCGGCCAGCGGTACAACGACGTAAAACGGCGGCCACTTAACCAGTTCAACCTTGAGCCTCCTCCAAGCCTGGCAAAGATAACTGGCTACACTTGCGTACATAAAGCCGCTATACAAAGGCACCCCAAAGATTTTGGAGTAACCTTCCTCCGGATAAGACCAGGAGCCCATTTGCACCTTGAAAAGCTCAAGAGCAAGTCCAATAATGTGGAACAATGTGATTACTTTTAATTCATCCCGTGTTTCAAGACCGGAACGCACCATCCACCATTGCATGAGAACACAGATGATGAGCAGCAAGTCATACCGCGGCAGGAAGGGAAGAGGTATGATTTGTGTAACAGCCAAAGAGGCAAAAATAACGACAGGAAATACACATGACAAGGACTGCTCCCAACCAAAACGAACGAGTTGTTTTAGTGCTCTCATGATGTGTGCCTCCGAAGTTTTTTTCTGAATATATGCGAGGCCAGCTTAGTATAGCAGCTAAACCGGCTTACAGGTATGCGCATAGGATCACCGCCAAAAAAATGGTTTCTTTCCATATTAAATACTTTTTTAATCCTGGGTGTCTTCATCACTTCGGTATTCCAAAATATCTCCGGGCTGACATTCTAACGCCTTACAAATTGCCTCTAAAGTTGATAATCGAATGGCCTTTGCCTTTCCATTTTTCAATATAGAAAGATTCGCCATTGTGATTCCAACCTTCTCAGAAAGTTCTGTTACACTCATTTTCCTTTTAGCCAGCATCACATCGATATTGATTATAATTGCCATTGTTATCACCTCAGACTGTTAAATCATTTTCTGATTTTATATCAATCGCTTCTTGCAATAGCCTTTGGAGAACAGCGGCAAAGACTGCGATAACCATTGAAGCAAAAATAAGGACCAACCCGATCAGTATGATCCCTGGAGCGTCGTCCATCTCTGCGATAAGATAGAAGAGCGGCATGCCTGCCGCAAATAAAATACTGATGGTGATTGCACAGTATTTTATATTCTTTAAAGCCCGTACAGATAATTCTGAGAAAGCTTTATTCTGGTCAATATAGCTTAAAAGTTTAAAGGCTTGATACAGAGCAAAATAAAAAGGTATCGCCGCTGCATACAAATCGGCATATACGAGATATTTCAAATAAGAAATACCCGGATACAATTCGGCTGCAAAATTCGCTATTTCCGGCACAAAAAATATGCACAAAGCAAGAACTGGGATTCCAATAAGAATAACAGCTATCTTTAAAAAGAGAGTTGATCCCCGTTTCATTAAAAGCACCTCACTTATTTTTGTCGATTTGAATTTAACACATTATTTATCGTTTTACAATAAAAATATATTGAAATTGATGATTTTATTATTGTTATGGACTGATCTTTTGATTTTTAGACAAGATGGCGTTACTTGCGGAAACAAAGCCGACACGTCTGCAGAGTACACACACATCTTGCAGACCTCTACGGATTCCGCTTATATGCAAATAAAAGCCCTAAATATGTTAAGCGCGTACTGAATCCTACAGATCGTCGAGG
Coding sequences within it:
- a CDS encoding DUF2975 domain-containing protein, with product MKRGSTLFLKIAVILIGIPVLALCIFFVPEIANFAAELYPGISYLKYLVYADLYAAAIPFYFALYQAFKLLSYIDQNKAFSELSVRALKNIKYCAITISILFAAGMPLFYLIAEMDDAPGIILIGLVLIFASMVIAVFAAVLQRLLQEAIDIKSENDLTV
- a CDS encoding helix-turn-helix domain-containing protein, whose amino-acid sequence is MAIIINIDVMLAKRKMSVTELSEKVGITMANLSILKNGKAKAIRLSTLEAICKALECQPGDILEYRSDEDTQD
- a CDS encoding DUF817 domain-containing protein → MRALKQLVRFGWEQSLSCVFPVVIFASLAVTQIIPLPFLPRYDLLLIICVLMQWWMVRSGLETRDELKVITLFHIIGLALELFKVQMGSWSYPEEGYSKIFGVPLYSGFMYASVASYLCQAWRRLKVELVKWPPFYVVVPLAAAIYLNFFLHHFWIDVRFWLSGLVIIVFWKSWVIYEVNGIRYRMPLALSFVLIGFFIWIAENIATFFGAWTYPNQTSTWSLVHVGKVSSWLLLVIVSFLIVATLKQVKGKDSTRVDAGQFL